Proteins encoded by one window of Dermochelys coriacea isolate rDerCor1 chromosome 13, rDerCor1.pri.v4, whole genome shotgun sequence:
- the TOMM34 gene encoding mitochondrial import receptor subunit TOM34 gives MAAAGCSPRSMAPAARVSELRRVGNEQFRKGQYCQAAALYSQALGLLEAAGERNAEEVSVLYSNRAACHLKDGNCSLCVKDCSVALDLVPFGIKPLLRRAAAYEALERYQLAYVDYKTVLQVDYTVQAAHDGVNRMTKALLEKDGLEWRQKLPPIPSVPVSAQRRWDFPPEGSQAAAPRHKPYETASLEKQVPTTAMIERAKTLKQEGNELVKKGNHKKAIEKYSESLKLSNQECATYTNRALCYLSLKQYKEAIQDCTEALVLDATNIKAFYRRAQAFKELKDYKSSMADINSLLKIEPKNITAQKLLQELNKNLK, from the exons ATGGCTGCGGCTGGCTGCTCTCCGCGCTCCATGGCCCCCGCGGCCCGGGTCTCCGAGCTGCGCCGCGTCGGGAACGAGCAGTTCCGCAAGGGCCAGTACTGTCAGGCGGCCGCGCTCTACAGCCAGgcgctggggctgctggaggcgGCAG GGGAGAGGAATGCTGAGGAAGTGAGTGTCCTCTATTCGAATCGAGCTGCCTGCCACTTGAAGGATGGAAATTGTAGCCTCTGTGTTAAGGATTGTTCAGT TGCTCTGGACCTGGTCCCTTTTGGAATCAAACCTCTACTGAGGCGGGCAGCAGCCTATGAGGCTCTGGAGAGATACCAGTTGGCCTATGTGGACTACAAGACTGTATTGCAAGTTGATTACACTGTACAGGCTGCACATGATGGTGTCAACAG AATGACAAAAGCCCTGTTGGAAAAGGATGGCCTTGAGTGGCGCCAGAAGCTCCCACCAATCCCTTCAGTTCCTGTTTCTGCTCAGCGAAGGTGGGACTTTCCTCCAGAAGGAAGCCAGGCGGCTGCCCCAAGACACAAACCATATGAAACTGCATCTCTAGAAAAACAAG TGCCTACTACTGCTATGATTGAAAGAGCAAAAACTTTGAAGCAAGAAGGAAATGAACTTGTGAAGAAAGGGAACCATAAAAAAGCTATTGAAAAGTACAGCGAGAGTCTAAAACTCAGTAACCAGGAATGCGCAACTTACACCAACAG AGCTCTTTGTTACCTGTCTCTGAAGCAGTACAAGGAAGCAATACAAGACTGCACAGAAGCTCTGGTGTTAGATGCTACAAATATTAAGGCGTTTTACAGACGTGCTCAAGCATTTAAAGAACTAAAG GATTACAAATCAAGCATGGCTGACATTAACAGCCTTCTGAAAATTGAACCAAAGAACATAACTGCACAGAAACTACTGCAAGAATTGAACaagaacttaaaataa